In Calothrix sp. PCC 7507, one DNA window encodes the following:
- a CDS encoding ABC transporter permease: protein MFKVFKGFYRAKNTRTVPLLEILLMAAETLWSNKLRTGLTMLGVIIGISSVIAITSVGQGVQKGVEQQIQALGTDVIQILAGAARSGNVRQGVGSSSTLTWEDAKAIAKQAPSAQLVSAYLQRNAQVVYEGQNTSTTIYGTDLNYPEVRNTHPQQGRFFTQEELDTAVQMAILGPTVQKTLFEAGANVIGQKIRIQGEAYEVIGVMEPKGAQGPMDRDDQVFIPLTTMSKRLVGNNALTGVSVSGILVKGANQEQLEAAQFQVTNVLRLRHNIYPPQADDFRLTNQADIVSTFTNVVGLFTIMVVAIAGISLVVGGIGIANIMLVSVVERTREIGIRKAVGATNSAILNQFLAEAIVISIVGGCIGLLSGIVIAFASATIFKFPFVISFLSIIAGFALSLSVGLVAGVIPARNAAKLDPITALRSD from the coding sequence ATGTTTAAGGTGTTTAAGGGTTTTTATAGAGCTAAGAATACCCGTACAGTCCCACTGCTAGAAATTTTGTTAATGGCGGCGGAAACGTTGTGGAGTAACAAATTACGCACAGGACTAACGATGCTGGGTGTGATTATTGGGATTTCCTCAGTGATTGCGATTACTTCTGTAGGACAGGGAGTGCAAAAGGGAGTTGAGCAACAGATACAAGCCTTGGGTACGGATGTGATCCAAATCTTAGCGGGTGCAGCCAGAAGTGGAAATGTGCGACAGGGAGTAGGTTCGAGTAGTACTTTGACGTGGGAAGATGCGAAAGCGATCGCTAAACAAGCACCATCTGCTCAACTTGTTTCTGCCTACCTACAACGCAATGCACAAGTTGTGTATGAAGGACAAAACACATCAACAACCATTTACGGTACAGATTTAAACTACCCAGAAGTGAGAAATACTCACCCCCAACAGGGGAGATTTTTTACTCAAGAAGAACTAGATACGGCTGTACAAATGGCTATTCTTGGGCCGACAGTCCAGAAAACACTCTTTGAGGCGGGTGCAAATGTCATAGGTCAAAAAATTCGGATTCAGGGGGAAGCTTATGAGGTGATTGGGGTGATGGAACCTAAAGGCGCTCAAGGGCCGATGGATCGAGACGACCAAGTTTTTATCCCTCTGACAACCATGTCGAAAAGACTAGTTGGTAACAATGCGCTGACAGGGGTTTCTGTAAGCGGGATTTTAGTTAAAGGCGCAAATCAGGAACAATTAGAGGCGGCTCAATTTCAAGTCACCAATGTCTTACGCCTACGTCACAACATTTATCCGCCACAAGCCGATGATTTCCGATTGACTAACCAAGCTGATATTGTTAGCACCTTCACTAATGTCGTGGGTTTATTTACGATCATGGTGGTAGCGATCGCCGGTATTTCGTTAGTTGTTGGCGGGATTGGGATTGCCAATATTATGCTAGTTTCTGTTGTGGAACGGACAAGAGAAATCGGGATTCGTAAAGCAGTAGGCGCTACTAACTCAGCCATTCTCAATCAATTTTTAGCCGAAGCGATCGTGATTTCTATCGTTGGTGGCTGTATTGGACTCTTAAGTGGTATTGTGATTGCTTTTGCATCTGCAACTATTTTTAAATTTCCTTTTGTAATTTCTTTTTTATCAATTATTGCTGGATTTGCACTTTCCTTGAGTGTTGGCTTAGTGGCTGGGGTGATTCCTGCACGGAATGCTGCCAAATTAGATCCAATTACTGCTCTACGTAGCGACTAA
- a CDS encoding four helix bundle protein, translated as MSKVERFEDLIAWQKARILTKDIYHVTQQGNFSRDFGLSGQIQRAAVSIMSNIAEGFERTHLGEFHQFLSIAKSSCAELRSQLYVALDVSYLDQVKFNQLLNQTEEVARIIGGLRISVERQKHQKTHYKNSAESRVTSIE; from the coding sequence ATGAGTAAAGTTGAACGATTTGAGGATTTGATTGCTTGGCAAAAAGCGAGAATTCTTACTAAAGATATTTATCACGTAACTCAGCAGGGTAATTTTTCTAGAGACTTTGGGTTGTCAGGACAAATACAAAGAGCCGCCGTTTCTATTATGTCTAACATTGCAGAAGGTTTTGAAAGAACTCATTTAGGAGAATTTCATCAGTTTCTTTCTATAGCCAAATCGTCTTGTGCAGAACTACGTTCTCAACTCTATGTAGCTCTGGATGTCAGCTACCTCGATCAAGTCAAATTCAACCAACTTCTTAATCAAACAGAAGAAGTTGCCAGAATTATTGGTGGTCTTCGGATCTCCGTGGAAAGACAAAAACACCAAAAAACTCATTACAAAAATAGTGCTGAGTCACGAGTAACGAGTATTGAGTGA
- a CDS encoding ABC transporter ATP-binding protein, protein MPTMIWMESITKTYHLGEVDVPILKGIQLSIEEGEYVSIMGASGSGKSTLMNIVGCLDRPTSGQYVLEGRNLTTFDDDELAYIRNQRIGFVFQQFNLLARATALENVMLPMVYANLPKPKRRQRALEALERVGLKERVGNRPSQLSGGQQQRVAIARALVNRPALVLADEPTGALDTETSHEVMSLLTELNQQGITIVIVTHEPDIAAQTNRIIRVQDGLIVG, encoded by the coding sequence ATGCCTACAATGATCTGGATGGAATCTATTACCAAAACCTACCACTTAGGAGAAGTTGATGTTCCCATACTCAAGGGAATTCAACTTTCTATTGAGGAAGGGGAGTATGTTTCTATTATGGGAGCATCAGGTTCTGGTAAATCTACACTGATGAATATTGTGGGATGCTTAGATCGTCCCACTAGTGGACAATATGTTTTGGAAGGCAGAAACCTGACGACTTTTGATGATGACGAATTAGCGTATATTCGTAACCAAAGGATAGGTTTTGTTTTTCAACAATTTAATCTGTTGGCGAGGGCGACAGCATTAGAAAATGTCATGTTACCGATGGTTTATGCCAATTTGCCCAAGCCAAAACGCCGTCAAAGAGCTTTAGAAGCTTTGGAACGAGTAGGATTAAAAGAGCGCGTTGGCAATCGTCCCAGTCAACTTTCTGGTGGACAACAACAACGGGTAGCGATCGCTCGCGCTTTGGTCAATCGACCTGCATTAGTTTTAGCAGACGAACCAACAGGAGCTTTAGACACCGAAACTTCTCATGAAGTAATGAGTTTACTGACAGAACTAAATCAGCAAGGTATCACAATTGTGATTGTTACTCATGAGCCGGATATTGCTGCTCAAACTAATAGAATTATCCGAGTTCAGGATGGTTTGATTGTCGGTTGA
- a CDS encoding TolC family protein → MNSIFLFVHSSTVAIAAAILITTLSDIAGAVTPTETQQLPTNSVQANDLNPNPNPLLFPTKPEEVKIQGTVSISLAQALELAQRNNRDLQVARLELERSQNALRESQAALFPTLGLSSGATNSGNGFTTSRSPATTSFNGQAQLTYNLYTSGNRDATIRAAEEQVRVDEFDVESQALTISLNTTTQYYDLQQADEQVRINQSAVENSQASLRDAQIRLQAGVGTQFDVLQAQVTLANSQQDLTNSRSQQRIARRQFAALLSLPQSVDISAADPVKLAGLWQPTLEETIIQAFQNRPELPQQLAQRNISEQQRRKALSALGPQISLTGSYSLLDRYRDGVGVADGYSVGVQATLNLFDGGVARAQAAQSKANIAIAETQFASQRDQIRFDVEQYYSQLQSNLDNVQTSTVALEQARETLRLARIRVQAGVGTQTDVISAQNDLTRAEGNRVTAILDYNRALANLQRSAISRTAR, encoded by the coding sequence ATGAATTCGATTTTTTTATTTGTGCATTCTTCCACTGTGGCGATCGCAGCAGCTATTCTCATCACAACCTTAAGTGATATTGCAGGCGCTGTAACTCCAACCGAAACGCAGCAATTACCAACTAATTCTGTACAAGCTAATGACCTTAACCCTAACCCCAATCCTTTACTATTTCCCACCAAGCCAGAAGAGGTGAAAATTCAAGGAACTGTATCAATTAGTTTGGCACAGGCTCTAGAACTAGCACAACGCAACAATCGGGATTTACAGGTAGCAAGATTAGAACTAGAACGCTCTCAAAATGCGCTGCGCGAGTCTCAGGCGGCTTTATTTCCTACCCTTGGTCTAAGTAGTGGAGCAACTAACAGTGGTAATGGTTTTACTACCAGTCGCTCTCCAGCTACTACCTCTTTTAATGGTCAAGCGCAACTGACATATAACCTCTACACATCAGGAAACCGAGACGCTACCATCCGAGCAGCGGAAGAACAAGTGCGTGTGGATGAATTCGATGTTGAAAGTCAGGCACTGACAATTAGCTTGAATACCACTACTCAATATTATGATTTGCAACAAGCAGATGAGCAAGTAAGAATTAACCAGTCGGCGGTGGAGAATTCCCAAGCTAGTTTGCGGGATGCTCAAATTCGACTCCAAGCTGGAGTAGGTACACAATTTGATGTTTTGCAAGCTCAGGTGACATTAGCAAATTCTCAACAAGATTTGACTAATTCGCGCTCACAGCAGCGAATCGCACGGCGTCAGTTTGCCGCTTTGTTAAGTTTGCCACAGTCGGTAGATATCAGTGCCGCAGACCCTGTAAAGTTAGCTGGTCTTTGGCAACCAACTTTAGAAGAAACTATCATCCAAGCTTTTCAAAACCGTCCCGAACTACCACAGCAGTTGGCGCAACGCAATATTAGTGAGCAACAGCGACGTAAAGCACTTTCGGCCTTAGGACCGCAAATTAGTTTGACTGGTAGCTATAGCCTACTAGATCGGTATAGGGATGGTGTTGGCGTTGCTGATGGTTATTCGGTGGGAGTGCAAGCAACTTTAAATTTATTTGATGGCGGAGTCGCAAGAGCGCAAGCAGCACAGTCAAAAGCTAATATTGCGATCGCTGAAACGCAATTTGCTAGTCAGCGTGACCAAATTCGCTTTGATGTAGAACAATACTACTCTCAATTGCAATCTAATCTGGATAATGTGCAGACTTCTACAGTGGCTTTAGAACAAGCTAGGGAGACTCTGCGTTTAGCAAGGATTAGAGTCCAGGCTGGCGTCGGTACTCAAACAGATGTGATTTCCGCTCAAAACGATCTCACAAGAGCTGAAGGTAATCGAGTGACTGCGATTTTGGATTACAACCGCGCTTTGGCTAATTTACAACGATCTGCCATTTCCAGGACTGCACGCTAG
- a CDS encoding efflux RND transporter periplasmic adaptor subunit — MTTYIEIPFIGKKLKYPLRWLMGLIAVSALVIGTTTTQNLLNQGKSKEDITNLTVPVATKNVTLRITASGKVVPVQSVNISPKNPGVLAQLYVEQGDRVQQGQILARMDVGDIQAQILQYRANLAQVQAQLDEARAGSRPQEISQAKARLAQAEAQLAASRAGNRDQEIGQAQAQVESAKAQVNLTQARVNRYRALTQQGATSQDQLEQYISEDQRAKAGLAEAQKRLSLLQSGSRSEEIDQREAAVTEARAGLVLLQNGSRPEEIAQRQAAVKAAQAQIKVVEVKLEDTIVRAPLSGIVTQKYANIGAFVTPTTSASTSASATSSSIVAVARGLEVLAQVPEADIGRIKQGQQVEIVADAYPDQVFKGKVRLIAPEAVVEQGVTSFQVRVALDTGIDKLRSGLNVDLTFLGDRVSDALVLPTVAIVTEKGKTGVLVPDANNKPLFREVTVGAQIQDQTQVLLGLKSGDRIFVNPPKDYKIEKAKAQKNQ, encoded by the coding sequence ATGACTACCTATATAGAAATTCCCTTTATTGGCAAGAAACTTAAGTATCCATTACGTTGGCTGATGGGGTTGATAGCTGTGAGTGCCTTAGTTATTGGGACAACAACTACCCAGAACCTGCTGAATCAGGGGAAAAGCAAAGAAGATATTACCAATCTAACTGTCCCAGTGGCAACAAAAAACGTCACCCTGCGGATTACTGCTAGCGGTAAAGTTGTACCTGTGCAAAGCGTGAATATTAGTCCGAAAAACCCTGGTGTGTTGGCACAGTTGTATGTGGAACAGGGCGATCGCGTGCAGCAAGGACAAATTCTGGCAAGGATGGATGTGGGGGATATTCAAGCGCAAATCCTCCAATATCGTGCCAATTTAGCCCAAGTGCAAGCCCAATTAGATGAAGCACGTGCAGGGAGTCGTCCCCAAGAAATTTCGCAAGCCAAGGCGCGTTTAGCCCAAGCAGAGGCGCAGTTAGCTGCATCCCGTGCGGGTAATCGTGACCAGGAGATTGGACAAGCTCAAGCTCAGGTGGAATCAGCAAAAGCACAGGTAAACTTGACACAAGCACGAGTAAATCGATACCGAGCATTAACACAACAGGGAGCGACTTCTCAAGATCAGCTGGAACAATATATCAGTGAAGATCAAAGAGCCAAGGCTGGTTTAGCGGAAGCGCAAAAACGATTGTCGCTGCTGCAGAGTGGTAGTCGTAGCGAGGAAATCGACCAACGGGAAGCGGCTGTGACTGAAGCGCGAGCCGGATTAGTATTATTGCAAAATGGTAGTCGTCCTGAAGAAATTGCTCAACGCCAAGCCGCAGTCAAAGCAGCGCAAGCTCAGATCAAAGTAGTAGAAGTAAAACTCGAAGACACGATTGTCCGCGCTCCTTTATCGGGGATTGTGACTCAGAAGTATGCAAATATTGGTGCATTTGTCACTCCCACCACTTCTGCTTCTACGAGTGCGTCGGCTACTTCTAGTTCCATTGTCGCTGTGGCGCGGGGTTTAGAAGTGTTGGCTCAAGTCCCAGAGGCAGACATTGGCAGAATTAAACAGGGGCAGCAGGTAGAAATTGTCGCTGATGCCTATCCCGATCAAGTATTTAAAGGGAAAGTGCGCTTGATTGCTCCGGAAGCTGTGGTTGAACAAGGCGTGACATCCTTCCAGGTGCGGGTAGCTCTGGATACTGGCATAGATAAACTGCGTTCTGGCTTGAATGTTGATTTGACGTTTTTAGGCGATCGCGTCAGCGATGCTTTAGTATTACCTACTGTGGCAATTGTGACTGAGAAAGGCAAGACGGGCGTACTCGTACCCGATGCTAATAATAAACCCTTGTTTCGGGAAGTCACAGTTGGGGCACAAATTCAAGATCAAACTCAGGTTTTGTTAGGACTCAAATCAGGCGATCGCATTTTTGTCAACCCACCCAAAGACTACAAAATCGAAAAGGCGAAGGCACAAAAGAATCAATGA
- a CDS encoding ABC transporter permease, with protein MNFLESVQMAGKTLLSNKLRSALTMLGIVIGNASVIAMIGIGEGGQKFVNKQLESLGPNVLFVIPGNRETQRVSLDLPKTLVLSDAEAIATQVPTVAEVTAELNSRQVVTYRNKNTDVNIIGTTPSFLTVRDFEIGTGRFFTDVDMKRSNQVVVLGAKLAERLFGNSNPIGQQLRIKNASFQIIGVLTAKGSNLGVDYDDAALMPIITTANRIVGRTSPYGLELTYITASAKNADSVDAAQFQITNLLRLRHKLAGEDDFTVNSQKDALQTVGQISSALTIMLAAIASISLFVGGIGIMNIMLVSVTERTQEIGLRKAIGATEQDILLQFIIEAVIVSAIGGLVGTGVGVSGILLVAAFTPLEAGISTVAITMAVGISGGIGLFFGVVPARRAAKLDPIVALRSA; from the coding sequence ATGAACTTCTTAGAAAGCGTGCAAATGGCAGGAAAAACCCTGCTATCTAATAAGTTGCGGAGCGCCCTAACAATGTTGGGTATTGTTATCGGTAACGCCTCCGTGATTGCCATGATTGGTATTGGTGAAGGGGGACAAAAGTTCGTTAATAAACAATTAGAGTCCCTAGGACCGAACGTGCTGTTTGTGATTCCAGGTAATCGAGAAACGCAACGCGTCTCTTTGGATTTGCCGAAAACGCTAGTTTTGTCAGATGCGGAAGCGATCGCCACTCAAGTACCCACGGTAGCAGAAGTCACCGCAGAATTGAACAGTAGACAGGTAGTAACTTATCGTAACAAAAACACTGATGTCAACATTATTGGTACAACTCCCAGCTTTTTAACAGTGCGGGACTTTGAAATCGGCACAGGCAGGTTTTTCACCGACGTAGATATGAAGCGTAGCAACCAAGTTGTTGTGCTAGGTGCGAAATTGGCAGAAAGACTGTTTGGTAATAGTAACCCTATAGGCCAGCAGTTGCGGATTAAGAATGCTAGCTTTCAGATAATTGGCGTGCTAACAGCCAAAGGCTCAAACCTTGGTGTTGATTATGATGATGCGGCCTTGATGCCCATTATCACAACAGCCAACCGGATTGTGGGGCGAACTTCTCCCTATGGATTAGAGTTGACTTACATTACAGCTTCTGCCAAAAATGCTGACAGTGTGGATGCGGCACAGTTTCAAATAACTAATTTGCTGCGTCTGCGGCATAAACTGGCTGGAGAAGATGACTTCACCGTCAACTCTCAAAAAGATGCTTTGCAAACCGTTGGTCAAATCAGCAGTGCTTTGACAATTATGTTAGCAGCGATCGCCAGCATCTCACTGTTTGTTGGTGGCATTGGTATTATGAATATCATGCTAGTTTCAGTAACAGAACGCACCCAAGAAATTGGATTGCGAAAGGCGATTGGGGCTACTGAGCAAGATATTTTGCTACAGTTCATCATTGAGGCTGTAATTGTTTCGGCAATTGGCGGCTTAGTTGGGACTGGTGTTGGTGTCAGCGGTATTCTGTTAGTGGCAGCTTTCACACCTTTAGAAGCGGGAATTTCGACCGTAGCAATTACAATGGCTGTGGGTATTTCTGGTGGTATTGGTTTATTTTTTGGTGTCGTTCCCGCCCGCCGTGCTGCCAAACTTGATCCGATTGTCGCTTTAAGAAGCGCTTAG
- a CDS encoding ABC transporter ATP-binding protein, translated as MTNDKSTIIRLENIFKVYGSGETEVKALNDVNLVINEGEYCAIMGPSGSGKSTAMNIIGCLDRPTSGHYYLDNLDVAQIDDKSLAHIRNKKLGFVFQQFHLLPQLTALENVMLPMAYADVKPAERRDRATEALIKVGLEKRLNNKPTQLSGGQQQRVAIARAIVNRPVVLLADEPTGALDSRTTQEVLDIFGELNASGITVVMVTHEPEVARQTQRIVWFRDGQVIHSNLTPADLSRVAA; from the coding sequence ATGACAAATGACAAATCAACAATTATTCGCTTAGAAAATATTTTTAAAGTCTACGGTAGTGGTGAAACCGAAGTCAAAGCACTTAATGATGTAAATCTTGTGATCAATGAGGGCGAGTATTGTGCAATCATGGGGCCTTCTGGTTCTGGTAAATCTACAGCCATGAATATTATCGGCTGTCTTGATCGCCCCACGTCCGGACATTATTATTTAGACAACCTCGATGTTGCCCAAATAGATGATAAATCTTTGGCACATATTCGTAACAAAAAGCTAGGGTTTGTCTTCCAACAATTCCACCTCTTACCCCAATTGACAGCACTCGAAAATGTCATGTTGCCAATGGCGTATGCTGATGTCAAACCTGCTGAAAGACGCGATCGCGCTACGGAAGCTTTGATCAAAGTCGGCTTAGAAAAGCGCCTCAACAACAAACCCACTCAACTCTCTGGCGGACAACAGCAACGGGTAGCGATCGCTCGTGCTATTGTCAACCGTCCTGTCGTCCTCCTCGCCGATGAACCCACAGGCGCACTCGATTCTCGCACCACCCAAGAAGTTTTAGATATCTTTGGTGAACTCAATGCTAGTGGAATCACGGTAGTCATGGTGACTCATGAACCAGAAGTTGCTCGCCAAACTCAGCGCATTGTTTGGTTTCGTGATGGTCAAGTTATACATTCTAATTTGACACCAGCCGACTTAAGTCGTGTTGCGGCTTAA
- the rimM gene encoding ribosome maturation factor RimM (Essential for efficient processing of 16S rRNA), translating to MEMDSTRRNAPARKAEAKNAKNAKKEQHRANNPQFIISNPDDWLEIGKIVAPQGMSGEVRVYPDSDFPERFEVPGKRWLLRPGETAPQPIELLGGRYIDGKNLYVVKLAGIVTRDQSEALRGCKLMVLASDRPKLAEGEYYTPDLVGLEVFLQASGQLVGTVIDVFSAGHDLLEVKLHPSFAGDQKQKTVLIPFVEAIAPVVDLQARRVEITPPSGLLEINQ from the coding sequence ATGGAAATGGACAGCACAAGACGCAACGCGCCTGCTCGAAAGGCAGAGGCAAAAAACGCAAAAAACGCGAAAAAAGAGCAGCACAGGGCTAACAATCCCCAATTTATCATCTCCAATCCTGATGATTGGCTAGAAATTGGCAAGATTGTTGCACCCCAAGGGATGTCTGGAGAGGTGCGGGTTTATCCTGACTCAGATTTTCCTGAACGGTTTGAGGTACCAGGAAAACGCTGGTTATTGCGTCCTGGTGAGACAGCACCTCAGCCAATCGAATTACTAGGAGGACGTTACATTGATGGCAAAAACTTGTATGTCGTCAAATTAGCAGGTATAGTCACCCGCGATCAATCAGAAGCTTTACGCGGTTGTAAGTTGATGGTGTTGGCAAGCGATCGCCCTAAATTAGCAGAAGGCGAATACTATACCCCAGATTTAGTCGGCTTGGAAGTCTTTTTGCAAGCGTCAGGCCAACTTGTGGGTACAGTGATAGATGTATTTTCTGCTGGTCATGATTTACTGGAAGTAAAGTTACACCCGTCATTTGCCGGCGATCAAAAACAAAAGACTGTTCTGATTCCCTTTGTAGAAGCGATCGCACCCGTAGTAGACTTGCAAGCCCGCCGCGTCGAAATTACACCACCATCTGGGTTATTGGAAATTAATCAGTGA
- a CDS encoding valine--pyruvate transaminase: MNPALTKIGAQMSNLTGVRAIMKDINETLRAGAGQELNNLSAGNPLILPAVEQLWRDCTAELLASSEYGEVVCRYGSSQGYAPLIEAIANDFNRRYGLSLSDRNILITPGSQSLYFYAANSFGGYTTSGELKQIVLPLSPDYTGYGGVSLVPEALIAYKPTLDIDKAGHKFKYRPDFSQLSITESTGCVIFSRPCNPTGNVLTDEEVTKIAALAAPYNVPVFIDSAYAPPYPALNFTEMTPVFGENIVHCMSLSKVGLPGERIGIAIGEEKLIQVLESFQTNLCIHPSRYGQAIASRAINSGALAEIAEKVIRPFYQQKFVVLEDTLEAAMPDNLPWFLHRGEGAIFAWLWLQDLPITDWEFYQELKQVGVIVVPGSTFFPGLKEEWSHKHQCLRISLTGSDQEIVTGMQRLAKVAEQVYQRAAIKA; this comes from the coding sequence ATGAATCCTGCTCTAACTAAAATCGGCGCTCAAATGTCTAACCTGACTGGTGTTCGAGCGATTATGAAGGATATTAATGAAACGTTAAGAGCAGGTGCAGGGCAGGAATTGAATAATTTGAGTGCGGGGAATCCGTTGATTTTGCCGGCGGTAGAACAGTTGTGGCGCGATTGTACAGCGGAACTGTTGGCTAGTTCAGAATATGGTGAGGTGGTGTGTCGCTATGGATCGAGTCAAGGTTATGCACCATTGATTGAAGCGATCGCTAATGATTTTAATCGGCGTTATGGGTTAAGTTTAAGCGATCGCAACATCTTAATCACCCCTGGCAGTCAAAGCCTCTATTTCTACGCGGCTAATTCCTTCGGCGGTTACACTACTAGTGGCGAACTCAAACAAATTGTTTTGCCTTTGAGTCCCGACTACACAGGTTATGGTGGCGTTAGCTTGGTACCAGAAGCTTTAATCGCCTACAAACCAACTCTAGATATTGACAAAGCTGGACACAAGTTTAAATATCGCCCAGATTTCAGCCAACTATCGATTACAGAAAGCACTGGCTGCGTCATCTTCTCCCGTCCTTGTAATCCTACTGGTAATGTCCTCACCGATGAAGAGGTGACAAAAATTGCTGCCCTCGCTGCGCCATATAATGTGCCAGTATTTATTGACTCAGCTTATGCTCCCCCTTACCCGGCGTTGAACTTTACCGAGATGACGCCAGTGTTTGGCGAGAATATCGTACACTGCATGAGTTTGTCTAAGGTAGGATTACCAGGTGAACGCATTGGCATTGCCATTGGTGAGGAAAAATTAATTCAAGTGCTAGAGTCTTTCCAGACAAACTTGTGTATTCATCCCTCACGCTATGGACAAGCGATCGCTTCTCGTGCAATTAACTCTGGCGCTTTGGCGGAAATTGCCGAAAAAGTCATCCGCCCCTTCTACCAACAAAAGTTTGTGGTGCTAGAAGATACTTTAGAGGCAGCAATGCCCGATAATTTACCTTGGTTCCTCCATCGCGGTGAAGGCGCTATTTTTGCTTGGTTGTGGTTACAAGACTTACCTATTACTGATTGGGAATTCTACCAAGAACTGAAGCAAGTAGGTGTAATTGTTGTACCTGGTAGTACTTTCTTCCCCGGTTTAAAAGAAGAATGGTCACACAAACACCAATGCTTACGCATCAGCCTCACAGGTAGCGATCAGGAAATTGTCACTGGAATGCAACGTCTCGCCAAGGTAGCTGAACAAGTTTATCAGCGTGCGGCTATTAAAGCTTAG
- a CDS encoding S-(hydroxymethyl)glutathione dehydrogenase/class III alcohol dehydrogenase, whose translation MEVKAAVAYGAGKPLTLETVQLSGPEAGEVLVEIKASGVCHTDAYTLSGADPEGLFPAILGHEGAGVVVEVGAGVTSVKPGDHVIPLYTPECRQCKYCLSLKTNLCQAIRLTQGRGVMPNGTSRFSIGGETIHHYMGTSTFSNYTVLPEIAVAKIREDAPFDKVCYIGCGVTTGIGAVIHTAKVEPGANVVVFGLGGIGLNVIQGAKMVGANKIVGVDINPNRRALAKKFGMTHFVNPREVEGDLVPYLVDLTDGGADYSFECIGNVNVMRQALECCHKGWGVSVIIGVAAAGQEISTRPFQLVTGRVWKGSAFGGARGRTDVPKIVDWYMEGKINIDDLITHVMPIEQINDAFDLMHKGESIRSVVTF comes from the coding sequence TTGGAAGTTAAAGCAGCAGTAGCTTACGGCGCGGGTAAACCGTTGACGCTGGAAACCGTGCAACTATCGGGGCCAGAAGCGGGAGAAGTGTTAGTCGAGATTAAAGCCAGCGGAGTTTGTCATACCGATGCATATACCCTTTCTGGTGCAGATCCAGAAGGTTTATTTCCAGCTATTTTGGGACATGAAGGTGCTGGTGTAGTAGTAGAGGTAGGTGCTGGCGTTACTAGTGTCAAACCAGGAGATCACGTCATTCCTCTTTACACCCCAGAATGTCGCCAGTGCAAATATTGTCTCAGTCTCAAAACCAATCTCTGCCAAGCAATTCGGCTGACTCAAGGACGAGGTGTTATGCCCAATGGTACTAGTCGCTTCAGTATTGGTGGAGAGACAATTCATCACTATATGGGTACATCCACCTTTTCTAACTATACGGTGCTACCAGAAATCGCTGTGGCGAAAATCCGAGAGGATGCACCTTTTGACAAGGTTTGTTACATTGGCTGCGGTGTCACTACTGGTATTGGTGCAGTTATTCATACCGCCAAAGTAGAACCAGGTGCGAATGTAGTAGTTTTTGGTTTGGGTGGTATTGGCTTAAATGTCATCCAAGGGGCAAAGATGGTGGGAGCTAATAAGATTGTCGGGGTAGATATTAATCCCAACAGACGCGCTTTGGCAAAAAAGTTTGGCATGACGCATTTTGTCAATCCCCGGGAAGTTGAGGGCGATTTAGTTCCTTACTTGGTTGATTTAACTGATGGCGGTGCTGATTATAGCTTTGAATGTATTGGCAATGTAAATGTGATGCGTCAGGCTTTGGAATGCTGTCACAAAGGCTGGGGTGTGAGTGTAATTATCGGTGTTGCTGCGGCTGGACAAGAAATTAGTACTCGTCCCTTTCAACTTGTGACTGGACGCGTTTGGAAAGGTTCTGCATTCGGTGGTGCAAGAGGGCGTACAGATGTGCCGAAAATTGTTGATTGGTATATGGAAGGTAAAATCAACATCGATGATTTGATTACCCATGTGATGCCAATTGAGCAAATTAATGATGCTTTTGATTTGATGCACAAAGGGGAATCTATTCGCAGCGTGGTGACGTTTTGA